The nucleotide window TTCCAGTTTCCGAACCTCTCCGGCGGCAGCAAGTGGAAGGAGTCATCGGTTTCGCACAACGCGCGGTTGCCCGATGACTGGTGGCGTCTCTTCGGCGATGCGGAACTCACCCGCCTGATCAACCGCTCGCTGGCGGCGAACAACGACCTCGCTGCCGCCAAGTCGCGCCTCGATACCTCGCGGGCGCTGGTGGGACTCGACCGCGCGCGCTTGTTTCCCACACTCGATCTCAGTGGTTCAGGTGGGATCTCACGGCAGTCGTCGGATTCGGTCACCTCGAACGTTCCCTCTGCCTTTGCCTCTTCGATCCCGCTGGAGAACCAACGCTATCGATCCACTTTCAATCTCGCCTACGATCCCGACCTGTGGGGCCGCAACAAGCGCGCGGTGGAAGCGTCCTCCGCCGAGGCCGATGCAAGCGCCGCGCTGGTGGATGCGCAGCGTCTCGGCATCGCCGCGGAGGTGGCCCGCCAGTATTTCCTGCTGCGCGGACTCGATGCGCAGGAAGGCGTGCTGCAGGCCACGCTCAAGACCCGTAAGCAGTCGCTGGACATCCAGAAGAGCAAGACCGACGCGGGCCTGACGGATGGCATCGCCACCTCCAGCGCCCGCACCGAGCTGGAGCTTGCCAACAACGATCTCGCCTCCGTGCAGCGCCAGCGCGGCGCGGCGGAGCACGCGCTCGCCGTGCTCTGCGGCACCACGCCCTCCAGCTTCTCCGTCTCCCATCGCGGTCCCTCAGGTTCGATGCCCTCAATCCGCCCGGGCCTTCCAGCCGATGTTTTGGCACGCCGCCCGGACGTCCGCGCGTCCGAACAAAAGCTGCGTGCCGCCAACGCCCGCATCGGCGTGGCGCAGGCCGCGTTCTATCCGAACTTCAGCCTCTCCGCGGATGCGGGTTTCGAGTCGCTGGACATCACCCGCTTCCTCAACTGGGAAAACCGCGTGCTCTCGCTGGGCGCGAACGTAGCCGCACCGATCTTCGACGCGGGCACCAACAAGTCGAATTACGCCGCAGCCCGCAGCCGCTACGATGAAGCGATGGCCGCCCATCGCCAGACGCTGCTCGTGGCCTTGCGTGAGGTGGAGGATGCCCTTGTCGATTTGAAGGGCCTCGCCGCCTCCCGCCGCTCGCTGGACGCCGCGCTCACCAGTGCGCGCGACACCAAGCGTCTGACACAGGAGCGCTACGACAAAGGACTCACCAGCTATCTCGATGTGGTCGAAACCGACCGCACCGTGCTGCGCGTGGAGCTCGCGCTCGCCCAGGTGGATTCCCAACAGCGCATCACTCTCGCCGCGCTGGCCAAGGCTCTCGGCGGTGGCTGGAGCGGGAAATGATTTCATGAACACGCCGCTCACGCAGAAGTCCACCACCACCGAGATCCGCGAACGCTTCGACCAGGATGTCGAGCGCTTCAGCAATCTCGAAACCGGCCAATCCGCCACCATGGACGCGCCGCTGGTGCTGGAACTCGTCGCCAACACGGCCGCACTCCATCTCCAGCCGGGTGCGGCGGTGCTCGATCTCGGCTGTGGTGCCGGGAACTTCACGCTGCGGGTGATGCAGGAGGTCGGACCGGTGGCGAGCCACCTCGTGGACCTCAGCCAACCGATGCTGGACCGTGCGGAGGAACGCGTCCGTGCCGCCGGCGCGGTCTCAGTGGCAACCACCGCCTCCGATCTGCGCGATCTCGATTTCGCGGAAAACTCCTTCGACTGCATCCTCGCGGGAGCCGTGCTCCATCACCTGCGCGAGGACGCGGACTGGCGGGATGTCTTCGCCAAACTCCACCGCTGGCTCAAGCCGGGCGGTCGCCTCTATGTCGCGGATCTCGTGGACTTCGATTCACCGGAAGTCCGCACGCTGATGTGGGACCGCTACGGGTGCTACCTCGAAGGTCTCGGTGGTCCGGAATACCGGCAGAAGGTGCTCGCCTACATCGACAAGGAGGACTCTCCGCGTTCGCTTCCGTTTCAACTGGAACTGCTCAGAGCCTGCGGCTTCTCCAGCTATGACGTGCTGCACCGCATCAGCGTCTTCGCGTGCTATTTCTGCACGAAGTAACAAAGCCTGTTAGAAACGGGGACCCACCAAATGGCTATCGGGATTCGTCCGATGCCCATGGCCTGCCGGGGCATCCATCAGCCGGGCGGCGGATCACTTGGCTTCGATCGACTTCTTCAAGGCCTTCACGTCCTCCACCAGCTTGGGCAGGCGGCGGGCGTAGGCGCGGAGCTTCTGGCCCTCGGCAAATGGCAGCGCGGGATCGCCATAGTAGGTGATGCCACCTTCCAAACTCCGGGTAACGCCGGTACGGGCGGCGAGAACCGCCTTGTCCCCCACCGTGACGTGTCCGACCATGCCGACCTGCGCGGCCACCGTAACATAGTTGCCGAGCCGGCTGCTGCCGGCGATGCCGGTCTGGGCGATCACCAGGCAATGCTTGCCGATGACGACATTGTGGGCGAGCTGGACCAGGTTATCGATCTTGGAGCCTTCTCCCACCAAGGTCTTGCCGAAACGGGCGCGATCGATGGTGGTGTTGGAACCGATCTCGACATCGTCGCCGAGTTCCACAATGCCGACCTGATCGATCTTCATGTGGCGGCCGTCCACAAATTCGTAGCCGTAGCCATCGGAACCGATCACGGCTCCGGGCTGGAGAATGACGCGATCCCCGAGCACGCAGCGCTCGCGGACGGTGGAGTTCGCGTGGAGCTTGCAATCGCGGCCGATGACCACGTCCTCGCCCACCACCACGTTCGGCCCGATGTCCGAGCCGTCTCCAATCGAGGCCCCGGCCATCACCACGGCACCCGCATGGACACGGACCTTGCCGGCATCCAGCACGGCTGTCGGATCGACAAACGCGCGCGGATGAATCCCCGGCTGGAAAGGACGGCCTGAAACGGCGAAATGCTTCACCACGGCTCCGAATGCGAGGGAGGGATTCTCCACCGCGATGAGGGCGGTTCCTTCCGGGCCCTCGGTTTCACCGAGGGGGACGATCACCGCGCCCGCAGCGGTCGTCAGGAATTGGCCGCGGTACTTTTCGTTTCCGAGGAAACTGATGTCTCCCGCTCCGGCCACATCAAGCGCGGCCATGCCGGAGTAAGACGAAGCGAGCCCGCCCCTGACGATGTTACCACCGGTCAGCTGGGCGAGCTCGGAAAGAGAGAGGGCGAATGCCACTACGGGACGCTACAGATTACTTGTCGTCGGCGGGGGGCACGTCCGGAGTCTTGAGCTCCTCGACAGGCTTCAGGCTTTCCGGCGGAGCGTCCTTGTTGAGGTCCTTCAGGAGGCCGGCGGTGATGTCGGTGGCGTCCTTGGTGTAGAGGAGGAAGGGAACCTGGGAGGTGCTGAGGCCGGACTTGTCGAAGACGTAGTCATAGTTTTCACCCTTGGCCTGCTCTTCCACCAGCTTGCGGATTTCGTTCAGGATGCCCTTCATGCGCTGGACCATGGTTTCGTTCAGGGCCTGGTTCTTGCGCTGGAGGAATTCGCGACGCTCGCGGTCGAGGGCGATGCCTTCCTGCTGCTGCATCTGCCAGTCCTTGAAGAGCGCCTGCTTCTTCTGGTCGGAAATGGCCGGGTCCTCGATCTGCTTGCGCAGGTTGGCGAGGCTGTTTTCCAGTTCGCGGATGCGGGTGAGGCGGTCGTTGTTGTCCTTCTGGATCCGGGCGCGCTCGATGTTGATCTGCTTCTGCGCCTCGTTGGTGCGGTAGTACTCCTTGAAGAGCTGCTGCATGTCGACCGTGGCGATCTTGAGCTTGCCTTCCTGGGCGGCACCAATGCCGGAGAGGGAGGCGGCGAGCACCACCGCGAGAAGCGAACGGATGAGAGTCATGTTTAAGATGGGGTTGATCCGGAACGGATGGCCGACCTTGTACGGAAACCCGGAACCCGTCAACGCCTTCCCGCCCCGGCGGCAACCTCCAACAACCGGGGATTTTTCCTCGCGGAGCCAGTCATCCGGTGGCATCGGACGCGCATGCAAGTCATCGCCGATCCATCCGGGTTTCGCGCCGCGGCCACCTCCGCCGGAAAGCCGCTGGTGCTGGTTCCAACCATGGGAGCCCTCCATGAGGGACACCGCGCCCTGATCCGCAAGGCCCGTGAATTGGCAGGACCGGGGGGTACGGTGGCGGTCTCGATCTTCGTCAATCCGATCCAGTTCGACCGGGCCAACGATCTGGCAGCCTACCCGAAGCCACTGGAAGCGGACCTGGTCGCCTGCGAAGCCGAGGGAGCCGATCTGGTGTTCACCCCCGAGGCCGGGGCGATGTATCACCCCGACCGTTCCGTCACGGTGACGGAATCGTTGCTTTCCCGGAACCTTTGCGGAGCCACCCGGCCCGGCCATTTTGATGGAGTCTGCACCGTGGTGTTGAAGCTGTTCCTTCTTTCAGGCGCGGATTCAGCGGTCTTCGGCGAAAAGGATTTCCAACAACTCGCGGTCATCCGCCGGATGGTCCGCGATCTGGATGTACTCGTGGAAATCATCGGCCACCCCACGATCCGCGAGGACGACGGGCTGGCGATGTCCTCCCGCAACGTGCGGCTGCTGCCGGAACACCGCGCGGATGCCCCGCGCATCCGCCGCTCCCTCATCGCGGCCCGCGACCTGCTCGGCGGCGGAGAACGCCCGAGTGCCGCCCTGCTGGCAGCCGCCCGTGCGGGAATCGAGGATTCACCGTTCGCCCGGATCGACTATCTGGAGCTGGTGGACGCGGAAAACCTGCAACCGGTGGAGCGGGTGGAACGCCCCGCCGTCCTCGCCACCGCCGTATTCTACGGCGAGGTCCGCCTGATCGACCACATCACGCTGCGGCCGTAAGACTCCCTAGCGGGGGACGGCCTCGGACACCGGCAATGCCCGGGGAATGACCTTGCCGTCCTCATCATGAGCCGGAGGCGGAGAAGATTTTTTCGTTTCGGTGGCTCCGTTGATCCCCAGGTGCTCCCTAATCAGAAACCAAATTGCGGTCGCGAGCAGGAGCGACAGGATCTTCGCGATCCAGTTTTTGGTCAGGTTCAGTTTCATCGGGTTCGTCGGAAGGCAGGAAGATTTGCGACAGTTTTTCTCGGAACAGCTTCTCGGAGAGATTGCGGTGGAAGGCACCATCCACACAGATGGAAATGCTGCCGGTTTCCTCGCTGACGATCACCACCACGGCATCGCTTTCCTCGGCGAGACCGAGTCCGGCGCGGTGGCGCAGGCCCAGTGAGCGGTCCGTCAGCTCCCGCTGGCTCACCGGAAACACGCATCCCGCACCCGCCACCCGGTCATCCGCGATGATCATGCCGCCATCGTGCAGCGGGGTTTTCGGGAAGAAGACGCTGGTGGCCAGTTCCGGCGAGAACTGGGCATCGAGCACCACGCCGCTCTCCAGGTGGGTCTTCAGGCTGATGCTGCGCTGGATGGCGAACAACGCGCCGATGCGCTTCTTCGAAAGCGCGATCACGGCATCGGTGAAGCGCTCGAGGAACGCCACCCGGCGGGTGCTGGAAAACGAGAACAGGCGGCTGCTGCCCAGCTTCGCGAGGGCGTTGCGGAGTTCCGGCTGGAAGATCACCAGCAGGGCGAAGGCCAGCAGGGCCGCCGCGCGGGTGATGAGCCAGTTGATGACCTCGAAATGGAAGATCCCAGCGATAAGGGTCAGCACGACCAGAATCGCGCCCAATCCCACCAGAATCTGAGCCCCGCGGGTTGCCCGGAAGGCCCGGTAGATTTGGTAAATGCAGATCGCCAGGATGATGATCTCCACCCCGTCACCCGCGTGCTTTTGAACAAATTCCCACATGACGCCGTGGCCACAGGCTACCGGCGGCCCGGCCTTCTGTCACCTTCGATTGCACGCTGTTGAGAGGAGTCCCGGCATTTCACCCCTTGCCCGCGGGGCGCGGGTGCATTCTACTGCCGCCATGCAAGACAAGATCCTGCTCGCCCGCGAAGTGGATGCCATCCAGATCCCGAGTGGCGACACCATCACCCTCCCCGTCGGCACGGAGGTGTTCATCACCCAGCGTCTGGGCGGCACCTTCACCGTGGCCACCACCCAGGGCCTCGCCCGCATCTCCTCCAAGGACGGCGATGCGCTGGGCCTGAATGACGAGGAAGAGCAGAAGAAACACGCTGAGGCGGAGCGACTCAAGGATGCTCCGCTCGAGGAGCAGGTCTGGGCCCAGCTCAAGGCCGTCTATGACCCGGAAATCCCGGTGGACATCGTCAATCTCGGCCTCGTTTACGACTGCTCCATCGGTCAGGAGGCCGACAAGACCGTGGTGACGGTCAAGATGACGCTCACCGCCCCGGGCTGCGGCATGGGTCCGGTCATCGCCGCGGACGCCCAGTCGAAGATCATGACCATCGACGGCATCGACGACGCCAAGGTCGAACTGGTCTGGGATCCTGCCTGGAACCAGGACATGATCTCCGAAGAAGGGAAGATGAAGCTCGGGATGATCTGAGTTTCCCACGGGGGGAAGCCCAAAAGCTCCCCCGCTCAATCCTCCTTCGTCGTCTGATCGATGTAGGCGATGATGGAGGGAATCGCGATTTCCAGGACGTCCGCAACCTCTTCATAGGCACGGCGGCCCATGCCGATGGGATCGGGCACATCCATCCCAATCCCCTCGCCCGGCACTTCGGCGAATTCGCAGGTGAGGTAGAATTTGTCCGCATGCTCGGGAAATGCCGTCTCCATCGCACGGAGATGGCCGCGGGTCATGGCAAAGACGTGGGTGACCTCGCGCAGCAGGTCATGGCTGAGCGGGCGGCTGGAGAAGCCCTTGAGATCCACGCCATGTTTTTTGAGCAGGGCGACCGTCTCCGGATTGGCGGGAGTCCCTTTGCGGGCGGAGACTCCGGCGGAGCCGACCGCAAAATCCGCCCGGGATTCCACCGCCTTCCGGAAGAGTCCTTCTGCCATCGGGCTGCGGCAGGTGTTGCCGGTGCATACGAAGAGCACGTGTTTCTCAATCGCCATCGCGGCGATCATTCGCCCCCCTTTCCACGGAGTCAAACGGCAATCGGTGGCTCGAAGCTTGCGTTGTAGGAACGCTGTGCATACTCTGACATAGGAGACAGCCGTGGCAGAAGATTGGGAAGAACCAGGCAGCAGGTTGCTCGCAGCACGCGAAGCAAAGGGCATGTCCATCGCTGATGTGGCCCATCGCACGCGAATACCCGCGCGGGTCATCGAGGCTCTGGAGAAGGACGACTACGGGTCGTTCCCCAGCCCGACCTATGCGAAGAGCTTCCTGGCCCAGTATGCGGAATTCGTAGGCATCGATCCGAGCCGCTGGATGGACTTCTTCGAGCCCGTCGCCTTCACCGGCCCCGATGACGTGCTGTCCATCGTGGACGCGCCGGAACCAAGTCATCATCATACCCACCACTATCACGACGCCTCGGTCTCCGAGCCGCGCCATCTCCGCAGATCGAGTGGAGTGGCTTCCACCGTGATGCTGATCCTCCTCACCGGCGGAGTGATCTACGCCTGTGTCTGGGCCATTCCGCTCATCGAGAAGAAATACGGTGGCGCCGATACCCACGTTCCTCCGGCGCCTCCGAAGTTCATCGAGCCGCACGCCAAGTCGCTCCCGGCGGAATCCCCCGCCACCACTCCGGCGGGTTCCCAGAACGATCCCACGATGACCGCTTCCAAGCCGGCCTCATCGCCGCCCGGCGAACCCATTCCGCGCGCGATCGTCGTGCCGGAAAGCTAGCCCGGCTCAGCGCCCGCGCTTCCACGTCTTGATGACATCCAGGAACGGCTTCAGGTAGCGCTGTGCCTTCACCACGCCCACGCCGGAAATCTTGAGCGCCTCTTCCTCCGAGGAAGGACGATAGAGCACGAAAGCTTCCAAGGTCTTGTTCCCGAAGATCACATACGGCGGCACTCCTTCCTTGTCCGCGATCTTCATCCGCAGATCCCGCAGCATCGAATACAAGCCGCCATCGAAGCCGTGGTCCTTCAACCCGGGATTCGCCGGGCCATCGTCCGCCGCGGGCCAAACGAGACGGTAATCCACATCCCCGCGCATCACGCGGTCACCGGTAGCGGTGAGTGAAACGACGGGATATTCACCGGGCTCGGTTTCGAGCAGGCCGGCATCGGACAGTGCGCGCATGAGCCCGTTCAGATAACCGGTGCCGCGTTCCTTGAGCAGGCCGTAGGTGCTCAGCTTGTCGAGCCCGGCGGAGAGGATTTCCTGAGAACGGCTGCCACACAGCATCTGCACAATGCGGCCACGGCCATAGCGCCCCTCCCAGCCTTCGGGCGTGCGACGGGACATGCGGGCCACGCCGCTGAGCGCCTTCTTCACGATCATCGCTTCCTCCGCCGTCGGCGGCCGCGATTCCCCCGCTCCACCATCCCGGCAGACATCACAACCGCCGCAGGTGCGCGCGTCCTCCTCGCCGAAGTAGCCGAGAATCCACTGCTGGCGGCAGGTGCGCGCGTAACACATCTCCACCATCGCCTTGAGTTTCTCGCGATCGCGGCGGTCCTTTTCGCCGATGGACGCCTCGTCAAGCTGGAGGCCGCGCGCGAGCACGTCCGGCTTCAACAGGCGGGTGCCGCGGGTCCGGCGCCCGGCGATGTCGAAGCGCTCGATATAGCCGCCGCGCGCCAGCACGGTCAGCGCGCTGCCCACGGACATCGGATTCTTCACGTCCGCGCCCTCGGCGATCTCGTCCAACGTACGATGAACCTCGTACTCCTTGTCTGCCTGGTTCAGCAGATACTGGTAGATGCCGCGGATGATCGCGGGCGTGGGGTTCGCGCCATCGATGAAGAACTCCTGGGTGCGGGTGTCGGCGTAGTTGAACAGCAGTTCGCATACCGCCGCCTCGCCATCACGACCGGCGCGGCCCGCCTCCTGATAATAGGCCTCCACGCTGCCGGGCACCTCGTAGTGGACCACGAAACGCACGTCCGCACGGTCGATGCCCATGCCGAAGGCATTCGTCGCCACCGCCACGTCCGCCTTGCGCTGAATGAAAACCTCCTGCGCGCGTTCGCGTTCCGAGTCACTGAGGCCACCGTGGTAGGCGATGCACTTCACGCCCCAGCTCGCCAGAGTTTCGGAGACGGCCTCCACTTTCTTGCGGGTGGCGCAATAGACGATGCCGGTCTTGTGCGCGGCAATCACCGCGCGCATCCGCTCGTCCTTGTGCGCGGCCTTTTCCACCGCCGTGATGCCCAGCGAAAGGTTCGGCCGTGAGAAGCCGCTGACCCGCTCGAACGGCTCCCGCAGTTTGAGCACGGAGACGATGTCCTCGCGCACCACCGGTGTGGCCGTCGCAGTCAGGGCCACGCACTGTGGCCGCCCCAGCTTTTCGAGAGCCTTGCCGAGGCGCAGATAGTCCGGGCGGAAATCATGCCCCCACTGGCTGAGGCAGTGGGCCTCATCCACCGCGAACAGCGAGACATTCGCGCCGCGCACCGCATTCAAAAAGCTCTCCGCGCGGAAGCGTTCCGGAGCTACATAGACCAGCTTGTAGGTGCCATCCCGCATGCCATCGAGCCGCTCCTTCTGCTCCGCCCACGGGACGGTGGAATTGATCATCGTCGCCGGAATGCCGCGTGCGATCAAAGCGTCCACCTGATCCTTCATCAGCGCGATCAGCGGCGAAATCACCAGCGTAACCCCGCCGAAGCACAGCGCCGGAAGCTGGTAGCACAGCGACTTGCCGCCACCCGTGGGCATCACCACCAGCCCGTCCCGGCCGGAGACGATCTCGTCCATCACGCTTTCCTGCCCATCCAGGAATCCGGAGAACCCGAAATACCGCTTCAGCGCCTCATGGGGCGTCATCACCAGGGGTTTCGGTGCCTGCGGGGACTCGGTCATCTGCTGCACAAATGAACAATCATCGCACCTCCCGGTCAAGTCCGCTCCCCCGCCCTGACATCCCTTAACCGACTCTTAACCGCCAATCGCTTTTCATGGGCTGCCGGACATTCTAACGGTAATCGTGGATCCGGCCCAATTCCGGATTCCCACCGCCCGAAAACCCAATCAGATTCGATCCAATGCCCGCCGTTTTCGATTTCGTCCACAGTGCCTTCAGCGCCGGAGCCACCGACCTCCTGATCGCGGAAGACCAGTCGCCCCGCGTCCGGATCAACGGCGAGCTGCTGGTGTTCGAACACGAGCCCCTGAACCGCAAGTGCCTGGAGGACTTCTGGCGCGATTGCAACACCGACCCCGCCTCCGACTACGAGTCCGACCTGAGCTGGATCGCCCCGGACGGCTCGCGGCTGCGGGTGAACCTCTACCAGTCGCTCGGCAAACTCTGCGCGGTGCTGCGCCCCATCAAACGCTACGTCGGTGATTTCCACGAGCTCGGCCTGCCTCAGGAACTGCTCATGAACTGGCTGTCCCACCGCAGCGGCCTGATCGTGGTCAGCGGACCCACCGGTTCCGGCAAGTCCACCACCATCGCAAGCTGTCTGGACTGGATCAACCACCACTACCGCCGCCACATCGTCACCATCGAGGACCCGGTGGAATACATCTTCGAAAACGACCTCTCGCACTTCTCCCAGCGCGAACTGGGGGGCGACACCAAGTCTTTCCCGCACGCGCTGCGCACCGCGCTCCGCCAGAGCCCGGACATCATCTTCCTCGGGGAAATCCGCGATGAGGACACCGCCCAGGTCGCCCTGCGGGCCGCGGAAACCGGCCACTTGGTTCTCTCCACCCTCCACAGCCCCGGGGCGACCGAAACCTTGGAGCGACTCAGCAACCTCTACCCGGACGGCCAGCGCGAATCCTCGCTGCAACTGCTCTCCAGCCACCTCGTCGGCGTCCTCTGCCAGCGACTGCTACCCTCCACCAGCGGCACGCTCCACCTTGTCTGCGAATCGCTGCAGAACGAAGCCGCCGTGCGCGAATGGGTCCGCAACCGCCAGACGGCGGAGATCCGCGACTTCCTCACCCGCACCGAGACGCCCGGTAATGTCTCGATGCTCCGCGCCCTGACCCACGCCGCCATTCACGGCCACATCAGCCCGGCCACCGCCCGCGCCGCCGCGCCGAATTCCCAGGACCTCGACCGCGCGCTCCGCGGCTACGTTTGATCCGTCCGCCCTCCGTTCCTTTCCCAGATTCCTCACCCAAAGCCCCATGTCCCAGCTTCGCGACATCGACGAATATCTCCGCATCACCGTGGAAAACCGCGGTTCCGACCTGCACCTCAGCGTCGGCGCACCACCCGCCGCCCGCATCCACGGTTCCATGGTGCCGCTGGAAGATTTCACCCTCAATGCGGAGTCCACCCGCAGCCTGATCTACTCGACCCTCAGCGAAGCCCAGCGCTCCCGCCTGGAAACCGATTGGGAACTCGACTATGCCATCGAGATTCAGGGCCTCGGCCGTTTCCGTGGCAATGTCCACTTCGCCAGCGGCCACTTGGAAGCCGTCTTCCGGCACATCCCGGAGAACATCCCGGAACTCTCCAGCCTCGGCCACTCCGAGACCATCGAGACCCTCTGCAACGAACGCCGCGGCCTCATCCTCGTCACCGGCATCACCGGCTCCGGCAAGACCACCACGCTCGCCTCGATGGTGAAGCGTATTTCCGAAACCCGCTCCGGCGTCATCATCACCATCGAGGACCCCGTCGAGTTCATGCTGCCGCACCGCTCCTGCCTGATCAAACAGCGCGAGATCGGCAAGGACACCAAGAACTTCTCCAACGCCCTGCGCCAGACGCTGCGCCAGGACCCGGATGTCATCGTCGTCTCCGAGTTGCGCGATTTGGAAACCATCCGCATCGCCCTGACCGCTGCGGAAACCGGCCACCTCGTGCTCGCCACCCTCCACACCATCGATGCCCCGCAGACCATCGACCGTCTGGTGGACGTCTTCCCCGCCGACCAGCAGCCGCAGATCATCTCCCAACTCGCCAACGTGCTGGAAGGCGTGATCTGCCAGCGCCTGCTGCCAAAGGCGGACGGCAGCGGCCGCGTCCTCGCCACCGAAGTCATGCGCGTCAACTACGGCCTCCGCTCGCTCATCCGCGACCGCAAGATCGAGCAGATCGTCGGCCTGTTGGAAATCGGCCGCAAGGAAGGCATGCACACCATCGACGACTCCCTCGATTTCCTGCTCAAGGGCGGCTACATCAGCCTGGAGGAAGCCCTCTTCCAATGCCGCGACCGCCAGCGTTTCATGCAGTACCTGCCGCGTGAGACGAAGGTGAAGTGAACCATCGGAAACAGGGATTCACCTTCAACAAAAAACGGCCGCCCCGTCGGGCGGCCGTTTTGTTAAAAACACTTTTGGACCAGGTGTCGGCAATGCCAGGGAGCCTGTTTGTGCCTCAAACTTTGTCTTGATTCAGGGAGGAGCATACAAATCTCAAATCTCCGGTCAAGCCCGTCGTCCAGGTTAAGTCTGGACTTGATAGATATCATTTCATATTCATCCGATCCCCTATGAGCCTGACGCTCGCATTTGACATCGGCTACGCATCCATTGGCTGGTGCGTCCTTTCCGCGCCACAGCCAGCTCCGGCCCAGCCAGACATCGTGGCAACCGGAGTCGTTACTTTCCCGACCGATGACTGCCTGGCCTCCCAACGTCGGAATCTGCGCCGCACCCGCCGTCACATCCGTTCCACCCGTCAGCGGATCGAACGATTGAAGCAGTGGCTGCTCCATCACGGCGTGCTGTCCCGGCAGGAGCTGGACCGTCCCGGGCATCCGGCCCCTTTCCTGCTCGCCGCAGCGGCCCTGCAGAAACACCATCAACTCTCTGCTTTCGAACTCTGGACCGTGCTGCGCTGGTATGCCCACAACCGCGGTTATGATGGCAATTCCCGCTGGTCCCGCGATGAGGAATCCGGCGAGGACACGGAGAAGGAAACACACGCAATCGAGCTGATGCAGCAACACGGCACGGAGACAATGGCAGAAACGGTTTGTGCCTGCCTGAGGCTGGACCCGGCGAAATTCCGCAAACGGATCTCTTCCACACTTCCCTACAAAACTCTCAACGCCGCCTACCCGCGGCGCGTCGTCACGCAGGAAGTCGGTCGCCTGCTTTCGCTCCACCTCGGACAAATTCCAGGACTGGACCCCGCCCTCGCCCGGATGATCCTGACTGCCGATGATCTAACCGCGGATGAACGGAAGCGTTTAACCACCGAGGGTATCC belongs to Luteolibacter ambystomatis and includes:
- a CDS encoding low molecular weight protein arginine phosphatase; protein product: MAIEKHVLFVCTGNTCRSPMAEGLFRKAVESRADFAVGSAGVSARKGTPANPETVALLKKHGVDLKGFSSRPLSHDLLREVTHVFAMTRGHLRAMETAFPEHADKFYLTCEFAEVPGEGIGMDVPDPIGMGRRAYEEVADVLEIAIPSIIAYIDQTTKED
- a CDS encoding efflux transporter outer membrane subunit codes for the protein MKPVLLLPLAATFALTACKVGPNFQFPNLSGGSKWKESSVSHNARLPDDWWRLFGDAELTRLINRSLAANNDLAAAKSRLDTSRALVGLDRARLFPTLDLSGSGGISRQSSDSVTSNVPSAFASSIPLENQRYRSTFNLAYDPDLWGRNKRAVEASSAEADASAALVDAQRLGIAAEVARQYFLLRGLDAQEGVLQATLKTRKQSLDIQKSKTDAGLTDGIATSSARTELELANNDLASVQRQRGAAEHALAVLCGTTPSSFSVSHRGPSGSMPSIRPGLPADVLARRPDVRASEQKLRAANARIGVAQAAFYPNFSLSADAGFESLDITRFLNWENRVLSLGANVAAPIFDAGTNKSNYAAARSRYDEAMAAHRQTLLVALREVEDALVDLKGLAASRRSLDAALTSARDTKRLTQERYDKGLTSYLDVVETDRTVLRVELALAQVDSQQRITLAALAKALGGGWSGK
- a CDS encoding OmpH family outer membrane protein, coding for MTLIRSLLAVVLAASLSGIGAAQEGKLKIATVDMQQLFKEYYRTNEAQKQINIERARIQKDNNDRLTRIRELENSLANLRKQIEDPAISDQKKQALFKDWQMQQQEGIALDRERREFLQRKNQALNETMVQRMKGILNEIRKLVEEQAKGENYDYVFDKSGLSTSQVPFLLYTKDATDITAGLLKDLNKDAPPESLKPVEELKTPDVPPADDK
- the sufT gene encoding putative Fe-S cluster assembly protein SufT; its protein translation is MQDKILLAREVDAIQIPSGDTITLPVGTEVFITQRLGGTFTVATTQGLARISSKDGDALGLNDEEEQKKHAEAERLKDAPLEEQVWAQLKAVYDPEIPVDIVNLGLVYDCSIGQEADKTVVTVKMTLTAPGCGMGPVIAADAQSKIMTIDGIDDAKVELVWDPAWNQDMISEEGKMKLGMI
- the cdaA gene encoding diadenylate cyclase CdaA, producing MWEFVQKHAGDGVEIIILAICIYQIYRAFRATRGAQILVGLGAILVVLTLIAGIFHFEVINWLITRAAALLAFALLVIFQPELRNALAKLGSSRLFSFSSTRRVAFLERFTDAVIALSKKRIGALFAIQRSISLKTHLESGVVLDAQFSPELATSVFFPKTPLHDGGMIIADDRVAGAGCVFPVSQRELTDRSLGLRHRAGLGLAEESDAVVVIVSEETGSISICVDGAFHRNLSEKLFREKLSQIFLPSDEPDETEPDQKLDREDPVAPARDRNLVSD
- the panC gene encoding pantoate--beta-alanine ligase, yielding MQVIADPSGFRAAATSAGKPLVLVPTMGALHEGHRALIRKARELAGPGGTVAVSIFVNPIQFDRANDLAAYPKPLEADLVACEAEGADLVFTPEAGAMYHPDRSVTVTESLLSRNLCGATRPGHFDGVCTVVLKLFLLSGADSAVFGEKDFQQLAVIRRMVRDLDVLVEIIGHPTIREDDGLAMSSRNVRLLPEHRADAPRIRRSLIAARDLLGGGERPSAALLAAARAGIEDSPFARIDYLELVDAENLQPVERVERPAVLATAVFYGEVRLIDHITLRP
- the lpxD gene encoding UDP-3-O-(3-hydroxymyristoyl)glucosamine N-acyltransferase, which translates into the protein MAFALSLSELAQLTGGNIVRGGLASSYSGMAALDVAGAGDISFLGNEKYRGQFLTTAAGAVIVPLGETEGPEGTALIAVENPSLAFGAVVKHFAVSGRPFQPGIHPRAFVDPTAVLDAGKVRVHAGAVVMAGASIGDGSDIGPNVVVGEDVVIGRDCKLHANSTVRERCVLGDRVILQPGAVIGSDGYGYEFVDGRHMKIDQVGIVELGDDVEIGSNTTIDRARFGKTLVGEGSKIDNLVQLAHNVVIGKHCLVIAQTGIAGSSRLGNYVTVAAQVGMVGHVTVGDKAVLAARTGVTRSLEGGITYYGDPALPFAEGQKLRAYARRLPKLVEDVKALKKSIEAK
- a CDS encoding class I SAM-dependent methyltransferase, whose protein sequence is MNTPLTQKSTTTEIRERFDQDVERFSNLETGQSATMDAPLVLELVANTAALHLQPGAAVLDLGCGAGNFTLRVMQEVGPVASHLVDLSQPMLDRAEERVRAAGAVSVATTASDLRDLDFAENSFDCILAGAVLHHLREDADWRDVFAKLHRWLKPGGRLYVADLVDFDSPEVRTLMWDRYGCYLEGLGGPEYRQKVLAYIDKEDSPRSLPFQLELLRACGFSSYDVLHRISVFACYFCTK